In Collimonas arenae, a single genomic region encodes these proteins:
- a CDS encoding M23 family metallopeptidase, with translation MSIKDKFLDLRSSITPLFQQIPARVSASFTSSSRKTRIISASAVVLTLVAFGAAGVSPITTDPDEVAVRAISAELALPSLGEQIAKLEAQQQLYVAEDKMRAGDTLAALLTRLGVDDDAAANFIKSDSSARAMLRLKPGTTVQAQTSNDGELQMLRATIASGVDNSPKNLLIKRDGDKFSVAEETPTVERRIEMHTGVIRSSLFAATDAADIPDSVASQIVAMFGTNINFASDLKRGDHFNVAYETFWQDGQFLRAGRILAGEFVNGGKPFQAVWFDEAGGSGGYYGFDGKSLKKAFLKSPLTFTRISSGFSMRIHPILGKWKKHTGVDFAAATGTPIHATADGTIDFAGVESGYGNVVIIKHDSKYSTVYAHMSRFAPASRKGSKVSQGDVIGYVGMTGWATGPHLHYEFRVADVPRDPLSVVVPTATPLAGAELQRFKTVAADITHRFNLLSGSETTPAAPATKLAAK, from the coding sequence ATGTCTATCAAAGATAAATTCCTCGACCTTCGGTCCAGTATCACGCCATTGTTCCAGCAGATACCAGCGCGGGTCAGTGCGTCTTTTACAAGTTCCTCACGTAAAACCCGTATTATCTCCGCTTCTGCCGTGGTGCTGACCCTGGTTGCGTTTGGTGCGGCTGGTGTTTCTCCGATAACAACGGATCCGGACGAAGTTGCTGTGAGAGCCATTTCCGCCGAGCTGGCATTGCCTAGTCTGGGCGAGCAAATCGCGAAACTTGAAGCACAACAGCAACTCTATGTTGCCGAAGACAAAATGCGCGCCGGCGATACACTGGCAGCCTTGTTGACCCGGCTCGGCGTGGATGACGACGCCGCAGCCAACTTCATCAAATCCGACAGCAGTGCGCGTGCCATGTTGCGGCTCAAGCCGGGCACAACGGTACAAGCACAGACCAGCAATGATGGCGAATTGCAAATGTTGCGTGCGACCATTGCCAGCGGCGTCGATAATTCTCCCAAGAATTTGCTTATCAAGCGCGACGGCGACAAATTCAGTGTCGCAGAAGAAACGCCGACCGTTGAACGCCGCATCGAAATGCATACCGGGGTGATCCGCTCGTCGCTGTTTGCCGCTACCGATGCCGCAGATATTCCTGACAGCGTGGCGTCGCAGATCGTCGCCATGTTCGGCACCAATATCAATTTTGCTTCAGACCTAAAACGTGGCGACCACTTCAATGTTGCCTACGAAACCTTTTGGCAAGACGGCCAGTTCCTGCGCGCCGGCCGCATCCTTGCTGGTGAATTTGTCAACGGCGGCAAGCCGTTCCAGGCGGTCTGGTTCGATGAAGCCGGTGGCAGTGGCGGCTACTACGGCTTCGATGGCAAATCGCTGAAAAAAGCATTTTTAAAATCGCCGCTGACCTTTACCCGTATTTCTTCTGGCTTTTCGATGCGGATCCATCCGATCCTGGGGAAATGGAAAAAGCACACCGGTGTCGATTTTGCCGCTGCCACAGGTACCCCTATCCACGCTACCGCAGACGGCACAATTGACTTTGCCGGCGTCGAAAGCGGCTACGGCAACGTCGTCATCATTAAACACGATAGCAAATATTCAACGGTGTATGCCCACATGAGCCGCTTCGCGCCAGCCTCGCGCAAGGGCAGCAAGGTCAGTCAGGGAGACGTTATCGGCTATGTTGGCATGACTGGCTGGGCAACCGGACCGCACCTGCATTATGAATTCCGGGTGGCCGATGTGCCGCGCGATCCGCTGTCGGTGGTGGTGCCTACCGCCACGCCGCTGGCCGGTGCCGAACTGCAACGCTTCAAGACCGTTGCCGCCGACATTACCCACCGGTTCAACCTGCTGAGCGGCAGCGAAACAACGCCTGCGGCGCCGGCTACCAAACTGGCGGCAAAATAA
- a CDS encoding anhydro-N-acetylmuramic acid kinase, with amino-acid sequence MSTLHPQKDLPGKLFIGLMSGTSLDGVDGVITTFPAHQEQAPVVTLASAYVPFSAGLRAELMALQTAGQNEIEREALVANTLTEHYAACVERLLVEAGVQATQIRAIGVHGQTIRHRPELGFTRQTNNPSLLAELTGIDVIADFRNRDVAAGGQGAPLVPAFHQAVFADPAQTRVVVNIGGIANISVLHSQASAGASPKVIGFDTGPGNVLMDLWIKRHHGKDYDESGHWAASGQYSPALLAQMRKEDYFAATPPKSTGRDLFHEAWLAKQLSGSLQLSAADVQATLAMLTATTIADAIARHAEDVQTVYVCGGGAYNSYLMTQLTQALQKNGLPATTVCSTQKLGIAPNHVEAVAFAWLAMRFDQRLPGNLPAVTGARSPRILGALYPS; translated from the coding sequence ATGTCCACACTACATCCCCAAAAAGATCTGCCCGGCAAGCTCTTCATCGGCCTGATGTCCGGCACCAGCCTGGATGGCGTCGATGGCGTCATCACCACCTTTCCTGCACACCAGGAGCAAGCGCCAGTGGTGACCCTGGCCTCAGCCTATGTACCGTTTTCGGCCGGACTGCGCGCTGAGCTGATGGCCTTGCAGACTGCCGGTCAAAATGAAATCGAACGTGAAGCGCTGGTCGCCAATACCCTGACCGAACATTACGCCGCCTGCGTCGAACGCCTGCTGGTGGAAGCCGGCGTGCAAGCGACGCAGATCCGGGCCATCGGCGTCCATGGCCAGACTATCCGCCATCGTCCCGAACTCGGCTTTACCCGCCAGACTAACAATCCGTCACTACTGGCAGAACTAACCGGTATTGACGTCATCGCCGATTTTCGTAACCGCGACGTTGCAGCCGGCGGCCAGGGTGCGCCTCTGGTGCCGGCATTCCATCAGGCGGTTTTCGCCGACCCGGCGCAAACCCGGGTGGTGGTGAATATCGGCGGCATCGCCAACATCAGCGTCTTGCACAGTCAGGCTAGCGCCGGTGCAAGCCCCAAAGTGATCGGTTTTGACACCGGACCAGGCAACGTCCTGATGGATTTGTGGATCAAACGCCATCATGGCAAGGATTACGACGAAAGCGGCCACTGGGCCGCCAGCGGCCAGTATTCGCCAGCCTTGCTGGCGCAAATGCGCAAGGAAGATTATTTTGCCGCCACGCCACCGAAAAGCACCGGCCGCGACCTGTTCCACGAAGCCTGGCTGGCTAAACAGTTGAGCGGCTCGCTACAACTGTCCGCAGCCGATGTGCAAGCAACATTGGCGATGCTGACCGCGACCACGATTGCCGATGCCATCGCACGACATGCTGAGGATGTGCAAACCGTGTATGTCTGCGGCGGTGGGGCCTATAACTCCTACCTGATGACGCAACTGACCCAGGCGCTGCAAAAAAACGGCCTGCCGGCCACCACAGTGTGCTCTACCCAGAAACTGGGGATTGCCCCCAACCACGTCGAGGCAGTGGCTTTTGCGTGGCTGGCGATGCGTTTCGACCAGCGCTTACCCGGCAACCTGCCCGCAGTGACAGGGGCGCGCAGCCCACGAATTTTGGGAGCCTTGTACCCCTCCTGA
- the erpA gene encoding iron-sulfur cluster insertion protein ErpA: MNAVAEIQDVVASPIVFTDSAAAKVAQLIEEEGNPDLKLRVFVQGGGCSGFQYGFTFDEIVNEDDTTMSKNGVQLLIDSMSYQYLVGAEIDYKDDLEGAQFVIKNPNATTTCGCGSSFSA, encoded by the coding sequence ATGAATGCTGTCGCTGAAATTCAAGATGTAGTCGCATCCCCGATCGTGTTTACCGATAGCGCGGCCGCCAAGGTTGCGCAACTGATTGAAGAAGAAGGCAATCCCGACCTGAAGTTGCGCGTATTCGTGCAGGGTGGCGGCTGCTCGGGCTTCCAGTACGGTTTCACTTTCGATGAAATCGTCAATGAAGACGACACCACAATGAGCAAGAACGGTGTGCAGTTGCTGATCGATTCGATGAGCTACCAGTACCTGGTTGGCGCCGAAATCGATTACAAGGACGATCTGGAAGGCGCGCAATTCGTGATCAAGAATCCGAATGCAACGACTACCTGCGGCTGCGGATCTTCTTTCTCGGCTTGA
- a CDS encoding bactofilin family protein gives MFNRKAKSTIDSLIGSSTSIQGDVHFKGGLRIDGHVKGNVVAEVGQTSVLVISESAKVEGEVRVAHLVVNGEICGNVFSSELLELQPKARITGDVNYKALEMHSGALVSGKLTHDQNVIEPVLKLAMTQSA, from the coding sequence ATGTTCAATCGCAAGGCAAAGAGCACCATCGATAGCCTGATCGGCTCGTCGACCAGTATCCAGGGCGATGTCCACTTCAAGGGCGGGCTGCGGATCGACGGCCACGTCAAGGGCAACGTGGTAGCCGAAGTCGGGCAGACCAGCGTGCTGGTGATTTCCGAGAGCGCCAAGGTCGAGGGCGAGGTGCGGGTGGCGCATCTGGTAGTTAACGGCGAAATCTGCGGTAATGTTTTTTCGTCTGAATTGCTTGAATTGCAGCCGAAAGCCCGTATAACCGGTGATGTCAATTACAAAGCGCTGGAAATGCATAGCGGCGCTCTGGTCAGCGGGAAGCTGACCCATGACCAGAATGTGATCGAGCCGGTATTGAAGCTTGCCATGACGCAATCTGCCTGA
- a CDS encoding DUF6776 family protein codes for MKYKLWVRRMSISAPKMTVKSHFPWPLKALFLIVVLGFGGAIAMWVYDMGRNFTGHGPAVSRQQLADLNDKVAGLTAERDRFSSTVNAAESRLNIEKAAQEQLGQQIKVLETENAKLKEDLAFFEGLLPNATGNQGITIQRLTAEMQTPTQLRYRMLIMQGGKAPNFVGDVQILVSATVAGKSTVLTFPGASASVADKAAYKLDFKYYQRVEAELTLPEGAVVKAIQAKVMEKGQMRAQQTSNL; via the coding sequence ATGAAATACAAGCTGTGGGTCCGGCGCATGTCGATCTCTGCGCCGAAAATGACCGTCAAAAGTCATTTTCCCTGGCCGCTGAAGGCGCTTTTCCTGATCGTCGTATTAGGTTTTGGCGGCGCGATCGCCATGTGGGTATACGACATGGGCCGCAATTTTACTGGCCACGGTCCGGCTGTCAGCCGGCAGCAGCTGGCGGATTTGAATGACAAGGTGGCCGGTTTGACGGCAGAGCGGGATCGTTTTTCGAGCACCGTCAATGCAGCAGAAAGCCGGCTGAATATCGAGAAGGCGGCGCAAGAACAACTGGGCCAGCAGATCAAGGTACTGGAAACCGAAAATGCCAAGCTGAAAGAAGATCTGGCGTTTTTTGAGGGTTTGCTGCCGAATGCTACTGGTAATCAAGGCATTACCATCCAGCGTCTGACCGCCGAAATGCAGACGCCGACGCAGTTGCGTTATCGGATGCTGATCATGCAAGGCGGCAAGGCGCCTAATTTTGTCGGCGACGTGCAAATACTGGTAAGCGCCACGGTCGCGGGGAAAAGCACGGTGTTGACTTTCCCTGGCGCCAGCGCTTCGGTCGCCGATAAAGCTGCTTATAAGCTGGATTTCAAGTATTACCAGCGGGTAGAGGCCGAACTGACTTTGCCGGAAGGCGCCGTGGTCAAGGCGATTCAAGCCAAAGTCATGGAAAAAGGCCAGATGCGCGCGCAGCAAACTTCTAATTTGTAA
- the argC gene encoding N-acetyl-gamma-glutamyl-phosphate reductase codes for MIKVGIVGGTGYTGVELLRLLATHPQVQLQAVTSRKEDGMPIADMYPSLRGRVSLAFSAPEKANLTECDVVFFATPHGVAMAQTPELLAAGVKVIDLAADFRLQDTAVFEKWYKMPHSCPELLKESVYGLPELNRAAIKDARIIGNPGCYPTTMQLGLAPLLKADVVDASHIIADCKSGVSGAGRKAEVAMLFSEASDNFKAYGVSGHRHSPETVEQLGKLTKQKVGLLFTPHLVPMIRGMHSTIYARLTKDLDNVALQALFEDAYKNEPFVDVMPFGAHPETRSTRSSNMLRIALHRPNDGDTVVVLVVQDNLVKGSAGQAVQCMNLMFGFEETTGLMHVPVMP; via the coding sequence ATGATCAAAGTCGGGATTGTGGGTGGTACGGGTTATACCGGGGTCGAGTTGCTGCGTTTGCTGGCAACGCATCCACAGGTGCAGTTGCAAGCAGTGACTTCGCGCAAAGAGGATGGCATGCCGATTGCGGACATGTACCCATCGCTGCGCGGCCGCGTTTCCCTGGCATTCTCAGCGCCGGAAAAAGCCAATCTGACCGAATGCGATGTAGTGTTCTTCGCGACACCCCACGGCGTCGCCATGGCGCAGACGCCTGAGTTGCTGGCCGCCGGCGTCAAGGTGATTGACTTGGCCGCGGATTTCCGTCTGCAGGACACAGCGGTATTCGAGAAGTGGTACAAGATGCCGCACAGCTGTCCTGAACTGCTGAAGGAATCCGTCTACGGTTTGCCAGAGCTGAACCGCGCTGCGATCAAGGATGCGCGCATTATCGGCAATCCAGGCTGTTATCCGACTACCATGCAGCTCGGCTTGGCGCCCTTGCTGAAAGCCGATGTAGTGGATGCCTCGCACATCATCGCCGATTGCAAATCAGGCGTGTCCGGCGCTGGCCGCAAGGCCGAAGTGGCGATGCTGTTCTCAGAAGCCAGTGACAATTTCAAAGCGTACGGCGTCTCCGGCCATCGTCATTCGCCGGAAACCGTGGAGCAACTCGGCAAGCTCACGAAGCAGAAAGTCGGCTTGCTGTTTACGCCGCATCTGGTGCCGATGATACGCGGCATGCATTCGACTATCTATGCGCGCTTGACCAAGGATTTGGACAACGTTGCTTTGCAGGCGCTGTTTGAAGACGCTTACAAGAACGAGCCGTTTGTCGATGTGATGCCGTTCGGTGCGCATCCGGAAACCCGTTCTACCCGCAGCTCCAACATGTTGCGCATCGCGCTGCATCGGCCGAACGACGGCGATACCGTGGTGGTGCTGGTGGTGCAGGATAATCTGGTCAAAGGCTCTGCCGGCCAGGCGGTTCAATGCATGAACCTGATGTTCGGATTCGAAGAAACGACGGGTCTGATGCACGTGCCAGTGATGCCATGA
- the rpsI gene encoding 30S ribosomal protein S9, translated as MIGNYNYGTGRRKSAVARVFIKSGSGQIIVNGKPANEYFSRETGLMVIRQPLELTNHVETFDIKVNVSGGGESGQAGAVRHGITRALIDYDATLKSELSKAGFVTRDAREVERKKVGLRKARRAKQFSKR; from the coding sequence ATGATCGGTAACTACAATTACGGAACCGGCCGTCGCAAGAGTGCAGTGGCTCGCGTTTTCATCAAGTCCGGCTCTGGCCAGATCATCGTCAACGGCAAGCCAGCGAATGAATATTTTTCGCGCGAAACCGGTTTGATGGTGATTCGTCAACCACTGGAACTGACTAACCATGTCGAAACTTTCGACATCAAAGTCAATGTCAGCGGTGGCGGCGAGTCCGGCCAGGCTGGTGCAGTTCGCCACGGTATCACTCGTGCACTGATCGACTACGATGCAACTTTGAAATCGGAGCTGTCCAAAGCCGGCTTCGTTACACGTGATGCACGTGAAGTTGAACGTAAGAAGGTCGGTCTGCGCAAGGCACGTCGCGCAAAACAATTCTCCAAGCGCTAA
- the rplM gene encoding 50S ribosomal protein L13, which translates to MKTFSAKGHEVQRDWFVIDATDKVLGRVASEVALRLRGKHKPEFTPHVDTGDFIVVINAGKLRVTGAKATDKTYFRHSGYPGGIYETNFQKMQQRFPGRALEKAVKGMLPKGPLGYAMIKKLKVYADGSHPHTAQQPKALEL; encoded by the coding sequence ATGAAAACTTTTTCCGCTAAGGGCCATGAAGTCCAGCGTGATTGGTTCGTGATTGACGCGACGGACAAAGTCCTCGGACGTGTTGCCAGCGAAGTGGCACTCCGACTGCGCGGCAAACACAAACCGGAATTTACTCCACACGTTGATACCGGCGATTTCATCGTCGTCATCAATGCAGGCAAACTGCGCGTCACTGGCGCCAAGGCAACCGACAAGACATATTTCCGTCACTCCGGTTACCCAGGCGGCATCTACGAAACAAATTTCCAGAAAATGCAACAGCGTTTTCCAGGTCGTGCGCTGGAAAAAGCGGTCAAGGGCATGCTGCCTAAGGGTCCGCTTGGCTACGCCATGATCAAGAAGCTCAAAGTGTACGCAGATGGCAGCCATCCGCACACCGCGCAGCAACCTAAAGCACTTGAACTCTAA
- a CDS encoding OsmC family protein has product MECTVRWTGLSGMTFLAETGSGHLLTMDGAPDGGGRDLAPRPMEVVLAGTGGCTAYDVVLILRKSHQDVRGCDVTLKSERAEKEPKVFTKIHFHFTVRGRNLKPNLVERAIKLSHEKYCSASIMLEKTAEMTHSFEIIDDLAEMPANA; this is encoded by the coding sequence ATGGAATGCACAGTACGCTGGACCGGCTTGTCCGGCATGACTTTTTTAGCAGAAACCGGCTCCGGCCACCTGTTGACGATGGATGGCGCCCCGGATGGCGGCGGCCGCGACCTGGCACCACGGCCGATGGAAGTGGTACTGGCCGGCACCGGCGGCTGCACCGCCTATGACGTGGTGCTGATCTTGCGCAAAAGCCATCAGGATGTGCGCGGCTGCGACGTCACGCTGAAATCGGAGCGGGCCGAGAAAGAACCCAAGGTATTCACCAAGATCCATTTCCACTTCACCGTGCGCGGACGCAACCTCAAGCCAAATCTGGTTGAGCGTGCGATCAAGTTGTCGCACGAGAAATACTGCTCGGCCTCGATCATGCTGGAAAAAACCGCCGAGATGACCCATTCGTTCGAGATCATCGACGACCTGGCGGAAATGCCAGCTAACGCCTAA
- the coq7 gene encoding 2-polyprenyl-3-methyl-6-methoxy-1,4-benzoquinone monooxygenase — MPFLDKAIADFDNALRVITGQASASRPSPALQASDGVLDAGEQRHSAGLMRINHVGEVCAQALYDAQGRFAQGEPIKQQFAEAGREEEDHLAWTAERLRELGSHVSLLNPLWYAGSYALGTLAARLGDVRSLSFVSETERQVEKHLNSHLEKLPLQDAKSRAIVEQMRDDEIAHGEAARTLGGAEMPLPAQKAMQAMSKVMTTVAYYI, encoded by the coding sequence ATGCCATTCCTAGACAAAGCCATCGCCGATTTCGACAACGCCTTGCGCGTCATTACCGGGCAAGCCTCGGCATCGCGACCGAGCCCGGCTTTGCAGGCCTCTGACGGTGTGCTGGATGCGGGCGAGCAGCGCCATAGCGCCGGCCTGATGCGCATCAATCATGTCGGTGAAGTGTGCGCCCAGGCTTTGTATGATGCGCAAGGCCGTTTTGCGCAAGGCGAGCCGATCAAGCAGCAGTTTGCCGAAGCGGGCAGGGAAGAGGAAGACCATTTAGCCTGGACTGCGGAACGCTTGCGTGAACTGGGTTCGCATGTCAGCTTGCTCAATCCCTTGTGGTACGCTGGTTCCTACGCACTGGGGACGCTGGCGGCGCGGCTGGGCGACGTGCGCAGCCTGAGCTTTGTCTCGGAAACCGAACGCCAGGTGGAAAAGCACTTGAACAGCCATCTGGAGAAATTGCCGCTACAAGACGCCAAGTCGCGCGCTATCGTCGAGCAGATGCGTGACGACGAGATCGCCCATGGCGAGGCGGCGCGTACGCTTGGCGGGGCTGAAATGCCGTTGCCGGCGCAAAAGGCGATGCAGGCGATGTCGAAAGTGATGACGACGGTCGCCTATTACATCTGA
- a CDS encoding DUF3025 domain-containing protein: MTTPAAPDSFDSSALFLRAIDWSQPWLAPFRVLGRQLSAATDWRQALNAVVQARCIHNYQGLPLNFVAQAELPAAVAYEAFIGSSGKVPTRDNLHDFLNALIWLSFPAIKARLNALQAAELARAGTLSGSSKPRGATRDAATIFDENAALLLVRDNAAGQALTTALRNHQWTDAFVEQRAAFGVDAEVWLFGHALLEKLVRPYKAITAHTLVISAPEFYFSLGEDAKRGWIDQQIAADLAQHGSLVRRLTPLPVLGVPGWCAGQDDGFYADSAVFRPKRVK; this comes from the coding sequence ATGACTACACCCGCCGCTCCCGATTCGTTCGACTCATCCGCATTGTTCCTGCGTGCAATTGACTGGTCGCAACCGTGGCTCGCGCCGTTTCGTGTTCTTGGCAGGCAGTTGAGCGCCGCCACAGATTGGAGGCAGGCGTTGAACGCGGTTGTGCAAGCGCGTTGTATTCATAATTACCAAGGCTTGCCGCTCAATTTTGTGGCGCAAGCCGAGCTACCCGCCGCAGTGGCTTACGAAGCATTTATCGGCAGTAGCGGCAAAGTGCCAACTCGTGACAATCTCCATGATTTCCTGAATGCCTTGATCTGGCTCTCTTTCCCGGCCATCAAGGCGCGCCTGAACGCATTGCAGGCCGCCGAGCTGGCGCGGGCCGGTACGTTGTCCGGCAGCAGCAAGCCGCGCGGCGCGACGCGCGATGCAGCCACTATCTTTGATGAGAATGCAGCTTTGCTGTTGGTGCGTGACAACGCTGCCGGGCAAGCGCTGACGACGGCTTTGCGCAACCATCAATGGACCGACGCATTTGTCGAACAACGAGCTGCGTTTGGCGTGGATGCCGAGGTCTGGTTGTTCGGCCATGCCTTGCTGGAAAAACTGGTGCGTCCGTACAAGGCGATTACCGCACATACCTTGGTGATCAGCGCGCCAGAGTTTTACTTTTCACTGGGCGAAGATGCCAAGCGCGGTTGGATCGACCAACAGATCGCCGCCGACCTGGCGCAGCACGGCTCTCTGGTCAGGCGTCTGACACCGTTGCCGGTACTCGGCGTGCCGGGATGGTGCGCCGGACAAGACGACGGTTTTTATGCAGATAGCGCGGTGTTTCGTCCAAAGCGCGTCAAATGA
- the cobA gene encoding uroporphyrinogen-III C-methyltransferase, which yields MQRQGKVILVGAGPGDPDLLTLKAVKAIARADVLLVDDLVNPEILQHAHEGARIIHVGKRGGCQSTSQEFIQRLMVLEAQNGQCVVRLKGGDPYLFGRGGEERAYLRDAGVAVDVVPGITSGMAAAASIGVAATHRDYSQGVIFVTGHGKSDAVQPNWPALVAAGMTLVIYMGVARCRQLQRNLPDAGMAGSMPVAVVRSATLASQAQLLTCLDRLPQDLQESGLGSPSIIVIGEVVRCADALADIVPEKLQQAPI from the coding sequence ATGCAGCGACAAGGCAAAGTCATATTGGTTGGAGCGGGACCGGGCGATCCTGACCTGCTGACGCTGAAAGCAGTCAAGGCGATTGCCCGCGCCGACGTGCTGCTGGTGGACGATCTGGTCAATCCCGAGATCCTGCAGCATGCGCACGAGGGTGCGCGCATCATCCACGTTGGCAAGCGCGGCGGTTGCCAGTCGACCTCGCAAGAATTCATCCAGCGCCTGATGGTACTGGAGGCGCAAAACGGACAATGCGTGGTGCGCTTGAAGGGTGGCGATCCTTACCTGTTCGGCCGCGGTGGTGAAGAGCGCGCCTATCTGCGCGATGCCGGCGTGGCAGTCGATGTGGTGCCGGGCATTACCAGCGGCATGGCGGCTGCCGCCAGTATCGGCGTTGCAGCAACCCATCGCGACTATAGCCAGGGTGTGATTTTCGTCACTGGCCATGGCAAGAGCGATGCGGTGCAGCCGAACTGGCCTGCGCTGGTCGCGGCCGGGATGACTCTGGTGATCTATATGGGTGTTGCTCGCTGTCGGCAATTGCAGCGCAATCTGCCGGATGCCGGCATGGCCGGAAGCATGCCTGTCGCAGTGGTGCGATCGGCAACGCTGGCGTCGCAAGCGCAGTTGCTGACCTGTCTCGATCGGCTGCCGCAGGACCTGCAGGAGAGCGGTCTTGGTAGCCCCAGCATTATTGTTATCGGCGAAGTGGTCCGCTGTGCCGATGCATTGGCTGATATTGTGCCGGAAAAACTGCAGCAGGCGCCAATCTGA
- a CDS encoding ABC transporter ATP-binding protein: protein MEQRDARFIDIHQAEMVFNTRKGPFHALCDINLTVRKGEFVTLIGHSGCGKSTLLNLIAGLLMPSGGVLICAGREIGGPSPERAVVFQNHSLLPWLTCHENIYLGVERVFGATENRNALKERTKAALAMVGLTAAGKKRPHEISGGMKQRVGIARALAMEPKVLLMDEPFGALDALTRAHLQDELLKIVAKTESTVVMVTHDVDEAVLLSDRIVMMTNGPAATIGEIVQVRLARPRERVTLAQDPLYAEYRTSVLEFLYRKQTHPVAA, encoded by the coding sequence ATGGAACAGCGCGACGCTAGATTCATCGATATCCATCAGGCCGAGATGGTATTCAACACCCGCAAAGGCCCGTTTCATGCGCTGTGCGATATCAACCTGACAGTGCGCAAGGGCGAGTTTGTGACGCTGATCGGTCATTCGGGTTGCGGCAAGTCGACCTTGTTGAATCTCATTGCCGGTTTACTGATGCCGAGCGGGGGCGTATTGATTTGCGCGGGTCGTGAAATCGGTGGACCGTCGCCTGAGCGTGCGGTGGTGTTCCAGAATCATTCGCTGCTGCCGTGGCTGACCTGCCATGAAAACATCTACCTCGGCGTCGAACGCGTATTTGGCGCGACCGAAAACAGGAACGCCCTGAAGGAACGCACCAAGGCCGCGCTGGCGATGGTGGGTTTGACGGCGGCGGGAAAAAAACGCCCGCACGAAATTTCCGGCGGCATGAAGCAACGGGTCGGTATTGCGCGGGCGCTGGCAATGGAGCCAAAGGTGTTGCTGATGGATGAACCGTTCGGTGCACTGGATGCTTTGACGCGCGCCCATTTGCAGGACGAGTTGTTGAAGATTGTCGCCAAGACCGAATCGACGGTTGTGATGGTGACCCATGATGTCGACGAAGCAGTGCTGTTGTCGGACCGCATCGTGATGATGACGAATGGTCCAGCAGCCACTATCGGCGAGATTGTGCAAGTAAGGCTGGCGCGGCCACGGGAACGGGTGACGCTGGCGCAGGATCCGCTATATGCAGAATACCGTACCTCGGTGCTGGAATTCCTGTATCGAAAACAGACGCATCCGGTGGCGGCTTAG
- the ntrB gene encoding nitrate ABC transporter permease has product MLKTIKRRSSAPSWLMQIIAPLLGLAFLVLVWQIIAMNNRQFPTPLLTLQEAFKLFSDPFYRTSPNDQGIGWNILASLQRVGVGFGLAALVGIPLGFMIGRFAFLSSMFGPIISLLKPVSPLAWLPIGLLVFKSANPAAIWSIFICSIWPMVINTAIGVQRVPQDYMNVARVLNLSEWKIITKILFPSVLPYMLTGVRLAIGTAWLVIVAAEMLTGGVGIGFWVWDEWNNLNVPHIIIAIVVIGVVGLLLEQLLVALAKAFTYEQVAS; this is encoded by the coding sequence ATGCTGAAAACAATCAAGCGGCGCAGCAGCGCACCTTCCTGGCTGATGCAAATCATTGCGCCGCTGCTCGGACTGGCGTTCCTGGTGCTGGTCTGGCAGATCATTGCGATGAACAACAGACAGTTCCCGACGCCGCTGCTGACCTTGCAGGAAGCGTTCAAACTATTTTCAGATCCGTTCTACCGCACCAGTCCCAACGACCAGGGCATCGGCTGGAATATCCTGGCTTCGCTGCAGCGTGTCGGCGTCGGCTTCGGCCTGGCGGCTCTGGTCGGGATTCCACTCGGCTTCATGATCGGCCGCTTCGCATTCTTGTCGAGCATGTTCGGACCCATTATCAGTTTGCTGAAGCCCGTGTCGCCGCTGGCCTGGCTGCCGATTGGTTTGCTAGTGTTCAAGTCGGCCAACCCGGCGGCCATCTGGTCAATCTTCATCTGCTCGATCTGGCCGATGGTGATCAATACCGCGATCGGTGTGCAGAGAGTGCCGCAGGACTACATGAATGTAGCGCGGGTGCTGAACCTGTCGGAGTGGAAAATCATCACCAAGATTCTCTTCCCTTCGGTCCTGCCTTACATGCTGACCGGTGTACGGCTGGCGATCGGCACCGCATGGCTGGTCATCGTGGCGGCGGAAATGCTGACGGGGGGCGTCGGTATCGGCTTCTGGGTCTGGGATGAATGGAACAACCTGAACGTGCCACACATCATCATCGCGATTGTGGTGATCGGCGTGGTCGGTTTGCTGCTGGAGCAATTGCTGGTGGCATTGGCTAAGGCGTTTACTTACGAACAGGTTGCGAGCTAG